The Metabacillus litoralis genome contains a region encoding:
- a CDS encoding Ger(x)C family spore germination protein — protein sequence MKKLFIILPVIFGILLSGCWDKKELNEVALVIGVGLDKVEDESYKITAQVIKPSSGQDKAGGSELPTWSISATGKTVMSAIRNLNESSPRRLYWAHLQIIIFGEELARESLSPIITWFERDRDSRAGSYLIVTNGLAEDLLNQKIELGNVPAKSMAELLKASTIRQINAREVKLRDIMNTLSTPGVDPVLDVINPREVRGKIETYELDGVAVFNKDKLMGFINGKHAIGTEAVSNELNFSILDGKCPANEGFFSFQITDYTSTKKPILKNGKIIYRIKIALEGNLTDQTCQIDLLKPNHLKAVEKEIANNLKEIITKEFEMAREMNSDIYGIGKDIRKFHPGYWKEQKDSYAYLQNVEFDIQIESNVRRSGLIIEPTQLKVKEGTK from the coding sequence ATGAAGAAACTCTTTATCATTTTACCCGTTATTTTCGGAATTCTGTTAAGTGGCTGTTGGGATAAGAAAGAATTAAATGAGGTTGCCTTAGTTATTGGTGTCGGACTCGATAAAGTGGAAGATGAAAGTTATAAAATTACGGCACAAGTTATTAAGCCATCATCTGGTCAGGATAAGGCAGGAGGCTCTGAGTTACCAACGTGGAGTATTTCTGCAACAGGTAAAACGGTCATGAGCGCAATAAGAAACCTAAATGAATCAAGTCCACGCAGACTTTATTGGGCACATTTACAAATTATTATATTTGGAGAAGAATTAGCGAGAGAAAGTTTATCTCCAATCATCACCTGGTTTGAAAGGGATCGAGATAGTCGGGCAGGATCTTATCTAATTGTGACAAATGGATTAGCTGAAGATTTGCTTAACCAGAAAATTGAGTTAGGAAACGTTCCAGCTAAGTCAATGGCAGAGCTATTAAAAGCATCAACTATTAGACAAATTAACGCTCGGGAAGTAAAACTTCGGGATATTATGAACACTTTATCTACACCAGGAGTTGATCCCGTGCTTGATGTCATTAATCCACGGGAAGTTAGAGGAAAGATTGAAACTTATGAATTAGACGGTGTAGCAGTATTTAACAAGGATAAATTAATGGGTTTTATCAATGGAAAACACGCAATTGGTACGGAGGCTGTATCAAATGAATTAAATTTCTCAATTCTTGATGGAAAGTGCCCGGCAAACGAAGGTTTTTTCTCGTTTCAAATAACGGATTATACTAGCACAAAAAAACCTATTTTAAAAAATGGAAAGATCATTTATCGTATTAAAATAGCTCTTGAAGGCAATCTTACTGACCAAACTTGTCAAATAGATCTTCTTAAACCTAATCATCTAAAAGCAGTTGAAAAAGAAATTGCCAATAACTTAAAAGAGATCATTACAAAAGAATTTGAAATGGCTAGAGAGATGAATTCCGATATTTATGGAATTGGGAAAGATATTAGAAAATTTCACCCTGGCTATTGGAAAGAACAAAAGGATTCATACGCATATCTACAAAATGTAGAATTTGATATACAAATTGAATCAAATGTCAGAAGATCTGGGTTAATTATTGAACCAACACAACTAAAAGTGAAAGAAGGCACGAAATAA
- a CDS encoding DUF3231 family protein: MDKSSFIKAQIAEHQQNKRLTASELADLFANFQGDSMYSCVFEHFLQVVEDDEVRDYVEFALELSRRHIKQIREIFIKEKIPVPVGFGEQDVRKDAPRLFGDMLMVFYITQMATISLPIYSSAYSSATRQDIMDYFRSNINDSAETYERGVHLLLSKGMDLISSPTIPYAKKVDFVEKKSFISILTGRDRPLIAPEIKHLQFNINTNILGKSVMLGFSQVASSEKLRKYFREGAQLSDRQIKAFSLPLSSQDLPSPKLMDAHITDSTISPFSDKLMLFHGGLAGSVALSNIGAALGQMMRHDLAAEFLALIPVIAKYNNDGMNMMIEHGWLEEPFTAPDRKKISKSSPGN, from the coding sequence ATGGATAAAAGTTCATTTATTAAAGCACAGATTGCTGAACACCAGCAAAACAAGAGATTAACTGCTTCAGAACTAGCGGATTTGTTTGCGAATTTTCAGGGAGATAGTATGTATTCTTGTGTATTCGAACATTTTCTTCAAGTGGTAGAAGATGATGAGGTTAGAGATTATGTAGAATTTGCACTAGAACTATCTAGAAGACATATTAAGCAAATTAGAGAAATTTTTATTAAGGAAAAAATCCCTGTACCTGTAGGTTTTGGGGAACAGGATGTTCGAAAAGATGCCCCTCGATTATTCGGTGATATGCTTATGGTTTTTTACATTACACAAATGGCAACAATTTCATTACCCATATATAGTAGTGCTTATAGTAGTGCGACTAGACAAGATATTATGGATTATTTTAGAAGCAATATAAATGATTCAGCAGAAACATATGAAAGAGGAGTTCACTTATTACTTTCTAAAGGAATGGATTTAATAAGTTCTCCGACAATACCTTATGCTAAGAAGGTTGATTTTGTTGAGAAAAAATCATTTATCTCCATATTAACGGGTAGAGACAGACCGCTTATAGCCCCAGAGATTAAGCATCTGCAGTTTAACATCAATACTAATATTTTAGGTAAATCAGTAATGTTAGGTTTCAGTCAGGTAGCTTCTTCAGAGAAGCTTAGAAAATACTTTAGAGAAGGTGCTCAACTTTCAGATAGACAAATTAAGGCATTTTCCTTGCCTTTATCTAGTCAGGATCTACCTTCTCCTAAGTTAATGGATGCACATATAACTGATTCAACTATTTCCCCTTTTTCAGATAAACTTATGCTATTTCATGGGGGATTAGCAGGAAGCGTAGCACTTTCTAACATAGGTGCTGCACTCGGACAAATGATGAGGCATGATTTAGCGGCAGAGTTCCTAGCATTAATTCCTGTTATTGCAAAGTATAACAATGACGGAATGAATATGATGATAGAACATGGGTGGTTGGAAGAACCCTTTACTGCACCAGATCGAAAGAAAATTTCTAAATCATCACCAGGTAACTAA
- a CDS encoding CBO0543 family protein, producing MYLLLVVIVYIIFAYYFVDWKNWKKYYPTIQFFIICNLLYNVIFYNHTLWRYNAVTVDWLNHTLIDITFSFFIVPVVIMIYLRYYPKGKKQYLYIGIWIAYFTIIEYLFYKKGLFIYDNNWNLFWSGVFNLILFTMVRIHYKRPLTALIVSIPIIAILLTLFHPSINDLK from the coding sequence ATGTATTTATTATTAGTTGTCATTGTTTATATTATCTTTGCTTATTACTTTGTTGATTGGAAAAACTGGAAAAAGTATTATCCAACAATTCAATTCTTTATTATTTGTAATTTGTTATATAATGTCATTTTTTATAATCATACCCTATGGAGATATAATGCCGTAACTGTTGACTGGTTAAATCATACTTTAATAGATATTACCTTTTCATTTTTCATTGTACCAGTCGTTATTATGATTTATTTAAGATATTATCCTAAAGGGAAAAAACAATACTTATATATAGGAATATGGATTGCTTACTTTACAATCATTGAATACCTTTTTTATAAAAAGGGACTTTTTATATACGATAATAATTGGAACCTTTTCTGGTCTGGTGTCTTTAACTTGATTCTTTTTACTATGGTCAGAATCCATTATAAACGCCCTCTCACAGCATTAATCGTATCAATACCTATAATTGCAATTCTATTAACATTGTTCCACCCTTCCATAAATGATTTAAAATAA
- a CDS encoding CBO0543 family protein: MNVDYFVLLLLWIIFPFILYKMVPRNRLREAIVTFLFFQMLTWLFSIGLSYTNTLESPIRLFKYATKLNFTMEYLVFPALAVGFQLKFPNHSNYPRRLLHYLLWVGIIVSFIYLIGKFTDIMDVNNNHLIMSFFNFIIELWLSRQYVLWIINKNNNKSDQII, encoded by the coding sequence TTGAATGTTGATTATTTTGTCTTGTTATTATTATGGATTATTTTCCCGTTTATATTGTATAAGATGGTCCCAAGAAATCGTCTACGAGAAGCCATCGTTACCTTTTTGTTTTTTCAAATGTTAACATGGTTGTTTAGTATTGGGCTAAGCTATACGAATACACTTGAATCTCCAATTAGACTCTTTAAGTATGCTACAAAACTAAATTTCACCATGGAATATTTAGTATTCCCAGCACTAGCTGTAGGGTTTCAATTGAAATTTCCTAATCATTCAAATTACCCAAGAAGATTACTTCACTATCTACTTTGGGTTGGGATCATTGTATCTTTTATCTATTTAATAGGGAAGTTCACCGACATAATGGATGTTAACAATAATCATCTAATAATGAGCTTTTTTAATTTTATTATTGAGCTCTGGTTGTCACGTCAATATGTCTTATGGATAATAAATAAAAATAATAATAAGAGTGATCAAATAATATGA
- a CDS encoding spore germination protein: MFEYPKEEKKDRFLSPYLEENIMRYTKLFGEKSDLTVRRLQYNGRNKIAVMYIDTLVEKDNIDRFVIHELKTHVKELFESPILDPSILSTNKVVELITDDKITDYFLQGYSIIFLDGQQIAYAAETSGGERRPVSESNVETVVRGPRESFNESWVTNIGLIRKRIHTSKLHVHKLELGEESKTTVAVLSIKDIAKEKIVKEVISRLDQIQIDGILDSLYIEEIIEDPNGYTPFPTIFNSERPDRIAAGLLEGRIAIIVDGTPVVLMVPATIGLFLAANEDYYQRYDFATFLKLLRVFTFILSFVLPGLYVALLTFHQEMIPTPLLIAITGQREGVPFEIALEVLFMEITFEILREAGLRLPKTIGAAVSIVGGLVLGQAAVEAGLVGQSTVIAVSITAICSFTTPSYNIAITARMLRFFLLILSAALGAFGLIFGLLFLFIHLNSLRSFSVPYLTPLVPFHKTNWRDLFVRAPWWKMEQRPDEIAGDNHYRMPPGTAKRNRLHRRNNKR, translated from the coding sequence TTGTTTGAATATCCAAAGGAGGAAAAAAAGGATAGATTCCTCTCTCCCTATTTAGAAGAAAATATTATGAGATATACAAAATTGTTTGGCGAAAAATCTGATTTAACTGTACGTAGACTACAGTATAATGGCCGAAATAAGATTGCAGTTATGTACATTGACACTTTGGTTGAAAAGGATAATATCGATCGCTTTGTTATTCATGAGCTAAAGACACATGTAAAAGAATTGTTTGAATCTCCTATTCTTGATCCAAGTATATTGTCTACAAACAAAGTCGTTGAACTCATTACCGATGATAAGATCACAGATTACTTTTTACAAGGATATTCCATTATCTTTCTTGATGGGCAGCAAATTGCTTATGCTGCCGAGACTTCTGGTGGCGAGAGAAGGCCGGTTTCAGAGTCAAATGTAGAAACGGTTGTTAGAGGACCTCGTGAATCTTTTAATGAATCATGGGTTACGAATATCGGATTAATTCGAAAAAGAATACACACTTCTAAATTGCACGTACATAAACTTGAATTAGGTGAAGAAAGCAAAACGACGGTTGCCGTCCTTTCTATTAAAGATATTGCAAAAGAAAAGATTGTAAAGGAAGTGATATCACGTCTTGATCAAATTCAAATAGATGGAATACTTGATTCACTCTATATTGAGGAAATAATTGAAGATCCAAATGGGTATACACCATTTCCGACCATTTTTAATTCAGAGAGACCTGATCGTATTGCAGCAGGCTTATTAGAGGGTAGAATTGCGATTATCGTTGATGGGACACCAGTTGTATTAATGGTTCCGGCAACAATAGGATTATTTTTAGCAGCAAATGAAGATTATTATCAACGCTATGATTTTGCTACCTTCCTTAAATTACTGAGAGTTTTCACTTTTATATTATCGTTCGTATTGCCTGGTTTGTATGTTGCCTTACTAACATTTCATCAAGAAATGATTCCGACCCCATTATTAATAGCCATTACCGGTCAACGTGAAGGTGTACCATTTGAAATAGCGTTAGAAGTACTATTTATGGAAATAACCTTCGAAATTCTAAGAGAAGCAGGCCTTAGATTACCAAAAACAATAGGTGCTGCTGTTTCAATTGTCGGAGGTTTGGTTCTTGGTCAAGCTGCTGTTGAAGCTGGTCTTGTTGGTCAATCAACCGTTATTGCTGTTTCAATAACCGCTATTTGTTCATTTACAACACCATCTTATAATATTGCTATAACTGCTAGAATGTTAAGATTTTTTTTATTAATTTTATCCGCTGCCTTAGGAGCATTTGGTCTCATCTTTGGGTTACTCTTTCTATTTATTCATTTAAATTCTCTTAGATCCTTTAGTGTACCGTATTTAACACCCCTCGTCCCGTTTCATAAAACGAATTGGAGAGATCTATTTGTAAGAGCTCCTTGGTGGAAAATGGAGCAAAGACCTGATGAAATAGCTGGAGATAATCATTATCGAATGCCTCCAGGAACAGCAAAACGAAATCGTCTACATAGGAGAAATAATAAACGATGA
- a CDS encoding TetR/AcrR family transcriptional regulator, which produces MQVFARRGMVATKICDIPKEARLSHGLVYHYFKSREEIFYDSGKISIKQFNGNNS; this is translated from the coding sequence TTGCAAGTTTTTGCTCGCAGGGGAATGGTTGCTACAAAAATTTGTGATATTCCAAAAGAAGCAAGGTTAAGTCACGGACTTGTTTATCATTATTTTAAGTCAAGAGAGGAGATTTTTTACGACTCTGGTAAAATAAGCATCAAGCAGTTCAATGGAAATAATTCATAA
- a CDS encoding sigma-70 family RNA polymerase sigma factor produces MQRSRVHGAENLLNEEDFQELYPKLRRYCLGLAKNQWDGEELVQNAMMKLWLYYGDQSSIPAALVNKMAHNAWVDTIRKHNKECLEADLNELNSDNSTSNIATRFEIIQRLTTQLTPKQVVMLVLKEGFRYQLTEIADIFLTSETAVKSTIHRAKQRLAKQMNQEGSPLIDLYWEKEEREQVEHLLHVSFKRQDPTILIQSIPLLRSLVKDQRPASSMHCTLAHSRPSRTVLMAA; encoded by the coding sequence ATGCAGAGAAGCCGTGTGCACGGTGCAGAGAATTTATTAAATGAGGAAGACTTTCAAGAGCTTTATCCTAAGCTGAGACGATACTGTCTGGGACTAGCAAAAAATCAATGGGATGGCGAGGAACTGGTTCAGAATGCGATGATGAAGCTTTGGCTCTATTATGGGGACCAATCTTCAATTCCAGCAGCTTTAGTGAACAAGATGGCGCACAATGCTTGGGTTGATACGATCCGAAAGCACAATAAGGAGTGCTTAGAAGCCGATCTTAATGAACTGAATTCGGATAATTCGACTAGCAATATTGCGACTCGTTTTGAGATTATTCAACGTTTGACGACCCAATTAACACCGAAGCAAGTCGTTATGCTTGTCTTAAAAGAAGGGTTTCGCTATCAGCTCACTGAAATTGCAGACATCTTTTTGACATCTGAGACAGCTGTAAAATCAACCATTCATCGAGCCAAACAACGCTTAGCGAAACAGATGAATCAAGAAGGAAGTCCGCTCATTGACCTTTATTGGGAGAAAGAAGAACGTGAGCAAGTGGAACATCTCCTTCATGTCTCATTTAAGAGACAGGATCCAACGATTCTGATCCAGTCGATACCGTTATTGCGCTCATTAGTGAAAGATCAGCGTCCAGCAAGCTCTATGCACTGCACACTCGCTCACTCTCGTCCTTCACGCACTGTCCTAATGGCGGCATAA
- a CDS encoding DUF3231 family protein, with protein sequence MTVWHAACSAIFFIIKDHDIIQVLKYALELTEMHLQKVEDFLTKDGYPIPIGFTDEDVTVEAPPLFTDTCIIVYLHIMFMSIHGLTRYSGAIGNVIREDQRKYFIGVISESLELHDRATKVLTDKGIISKPPSLLIIRMLSFFKNKALLKVFGKTKTY encoded by the coding sequence ATGACAGTCTGGCACGCTGCATGTTCCGCTATTTTCTTCATCATTAAGGATCATGATATTATTCAGGTGCTTAAATATGCTCTCGAACTTACTGAGATGCACCTTCAAAAGGTTGAGGATTTTCTAACAAAAGATGGTTATCCAATACCGATTGGTTTTACAGATGAAGATGTCACAGTAGAAGCACCTCCATTATTTACAGATACATGTATAATTGTTTACCTTCATATTATGTTTATGTCTATTCACGGATTGACTAGATATTCAGGGGCAATAGGCAATGTTATTCGGGAGGATCAGAGAAAATACTTTATTGGTGTTATTTCAGAGTCATTGGAATTGCATGATAGAGCAACTAAGGTCCTTACAGATAAAGGAATCATAAGCAAACCACCAAGTTTATTAATCATCAGAATGTTGAGTTTTTTTAAAAACAAAGCTTTATTAAAGGTGTTTGGGAAAACGAAGACCTATTAG
- a CDS encoding GNAT family N-acetyltransferase, giving the protein MKNEFPIIETERLILRGVTIEDANDMFKYLSDKEVVKYMGLASCQTVRDVLDEINWYKTIRKDGTGIRWGVTLKGDGKIIGSCGFLNMVTKHHRAEVGFELNKDYWGKGIASEALEAVVKFGFHHYQLERIEALIEPANLPSQKLVEKQGFTREGLLRHYEYTCGKFDDLYMYSIIKGDLDLT; this is encoded by the coding sequence ATGAAAAATGAATTTCCTATAATTGAAACTGAGCGATTAATCTTAAGAGGCGTAACAATTGAGGATGCTAATGATATGTTTAAATATTTATCTGATAAAGAAGTTGTGAAGTATATGGGGTTAGCATCTTGTCAAACAGTTAGGGATGTTTTGGATGAAATTAATTGGTATAAAACTATACGAAAAGATGGCACTGGCATTAGATGGGGAGTTACTTTAAAAGGTGATGGAAAAATTATAGGAAGTTGTGGGTTTCTGAATATGGTTACCAAGCATCATCGAGCTGAAGTTGGATTTGAATTAAATAAAGATTACTGGGGGAAAGGAATCGCCAGTGAAGCATTAGAAGCAGTTGTAAAATTTGGGTTCCATCACTACCAGTTAGAAAGAATTGAAGCTTTAATTGAACCAGCAAATCTCCCATCACAAAAATTAGTAGAAAAGCAAGGATTTACAAGAGAGGGGTTGCTTAGACATTATGAGTATACCTGTGGCAAATTTGATGATTTATATATGTACTCAATCATAAAAGGAGACCTCGATCTTACTTAA
- the clpP gene encoding ATP-dependent Clp endopeptidase proteolytic subunit ClpP encodes MNVTPYVIEQSNRGERSYDIYSRLLKDRIIMVGDEITDGLANSVVAQLLFLAAEDPDKDISMYINSPGGSVTAGFAIFDTMQYIKPDIRTICMGMAASFGANLLLAGTKGKRYALPNSEIMIHQPLGGARGQATDIEISAKRIISLREHINQIIAERTGQPIEKVAQDTDRDYFMSAEAAKEYGIIDDII; translated from the coding sequence ATGAATGTGACACCGTATGTTATCGAGCAATCTAATCGCGGGGAGAGGTCTTATGATATTTACTCACGATTGTTAAAGGACCGGATTATTATGGTTGGTGATGAAATCACTGACGGGCTTGCAAATAGTGTTGTAGCACAGCTGTTGTTTCTTGCAGCTGAAGACCCTGACAAGGATATATCGATGTACATTAACAGCCCTGGTGGGTCAGTAACTGCTGGCTTTGCGATATTTGATACGATGCAATACATCAAACCAGATATTAGAACGATTTGCATGGGGATGGCTGCTTCATTTGGAGCAAACCTGTTGCTGGCTGGTACCAAAGGAAAACGCTATGCCCTTCCGAACAGCGAGATTATGATTCATCAGCCGTTAGGTGGTGCTAGAGGGCAAGCGACAGATATTGAAATATCCGCCAAACGGATTATCAGCCTGCGCGAGCATATTAATCAAATTATCGCAGAACGCACCGGTCAACCAATTGAAAAGGTCGCACAAGATACGGACCGTGATTATTTTATGAGTGCCGAAGCTGCAAAAGAATACGGCATCATAGATGACATTATTTAG
- a CDS encoding CBO0543 family protein — protein MKIEHTILYVIYACTFISLAFIPKNKLKQASIIFLFQQFATWFLGLLVVELHLIEYPVRELSNINKSSFLFEFLVFPIISIFFCIYFPYTKSFMRKFLYTSAFCTGITIPETIFERYTQLIKYIKWDWYITWLSVYAALLLSWYFYKWYFKINNK, from the coding sequence ATGAAGATTGAGCACACCATTTTATATGTTATATATGCTTGTACATTTATTTCGCTTGCTTTTATACCAAAAAACAAATTGAAACAAGCAAGTATTATTTTCTTGTTTCAACAGTTTGCTACCTGGTTTTTAGGATTGCTTGTAGTCGAATTGCATCTAATAGAATACCCTGTAAGGGAACTTTCAAATATAAATAAATCAAGTTTTCTTTTCGAGTTCTTAGTATTTCCTATAATCAGCATATTCTTTTGTATATATTTCCCATATACAAAGAGTTTTATGAGAAAGTTTTTATACACAAGTGCTTTTTGTACAGGAATAACCATCCCTGAAACCATATTTGAAAGGTATACACAGCTTATTAAATATATAAAATGGGATTGGTATATCACTTGGTTATCTGTTTACGCTGCTTTATTATTATCTTGGTATTTTTATAAATGGTATTTTAAAATTAATAACAAGTAA
- a CDS encoding GerAB/ArcD/ProY family transporter, translating to MDIIKISKIQALMLGVSSIIVTGHLLYIPVIIFHSGRDSWISLLVAIFPAMLVGLTVALLSQRYPGCSMVEYSQIILGKWIGKLFVFIFLFYFLHEASLSIRGFGEFYTAAITPRTPIVVYFIAILILAGYSIRCGLEVLVRTNQAILLFLIPIGILASILTHKDKDYQNFLPILEDSIITVFPGMLSIVSLYSSFFVLSMVFQNISNTKHLKKYSIITMIILICMFIGPVSGVIAIYGEERATGLYFPTFQILRDIEIGALQRLDILGILLWSLGSFTKVALFLYAIVLALAQLFKLDNYKVLVVPVGALLTIISILNSEDLIGIYRFLRDFYPYYGTFVGFILPLFLLMVSFVRDRNKKSKEEKKLV from the coding sequence ATGGATATCATAAAAATCTCTAAAATTCAAGCTTTAATGCTTGGTGTTTCAAGCATTATCGTAACGGGGCATCTTTTGTATATACCGGTCATTATTTTTCATTCTGGCAGGGATAGTTGGATTTCCCTATTGGTAGCCATTTTTCCAGCAATGCTGGTCGGGCTAACTGTCGCCTTATTATCTCAACGATATCCCGGGTGCTCTATGGTTGAATATAGTCAAATTATTTTAGGAAAGTGGATTGGGAAGCTTTTTGTCTTTATATTTCTCTTTTATTTTCTCCATGAAGCAAGTTTATCAATACGGGGTTTTGGGGAGTTTTACACAGCAGCAATTACTCCTCGTACACCAATCGTTGTGTATTTTATTGCGATTTTAATTCTAGCTGGTTATTCAATTAGGTGTGGTCTGGAAGTGTTAGTAAGAACAAATCAAGCCATTCTCCTCTTCTTAATACCCATCGGTATCCTAGCATCCATTCTTACACATAAGGATAAGGACTATCAGAATTTCTTACCTATTTTAGAAGACAGTATCATAACTGTGTTTCCAGGGATGTTATCAATCGTGTCATTATATAGTTCATTTTTTGTCTTAAGCATGGTATTTCAAAATATCTCTAATACAAAGCATCTAAAGAAGTATTCCATCATAACAATGATCATTCTAATTTGTATGTTTATAGGTCCAGTTTCTGGAGTGATCGCCATTTATGGGGAAGAACGAGCCACTGGACTTTACTTCCCGACTTTCCAAATATTAAGAGATATCGAAATTGGTGCCTTACAACGCTTAGATATTCTAGGAATCCTTCTTTGGTCACTTGGTTCCTTTACAAAAGTTGCTTTGTTTTTATATGCCATTGTTCTTGCATTAGCACAATTATTTAAATTAGATAATTATAAAGTGCTTGTCGTACCCGTAGGAGCATTGCTCACCATTATTTCCATATTAAACAGTGAAGATTTAATTGGAATTTATCGTTTTTTAAGAGATTTTTATCCTTATTATGGGACGTTTGTTGGATTCATTTTACCCCTCTTTTTACTAATGGTTAGTTTTGTAAGAGATAGAAACAAAAAGTCAAAGGAGGAAAAAAAGCTTGTTTGA
- a CDS encoding GNAT family N-acetyltransferase produces MIILKNVQATDLEQLLLIENEGFPAEEAATKEAFEERIQLIPDTFIVAKKKGEILGYINGPIINQPYITDDLFEKIKRNPNRGGYQSILGLAVSKQARNQGIAKMLIEKMEELVKENERKGITLTCKQELVSFYEKCGFINHGLSQSQHGGVSWYNMVKVREGMD; encoded by the coding sequence ATGATTATCTTAAAAAATGTTCAAGCTACAGATTTAGAACAGCTCTTACTTATTGAAAATGAAGGATTTCCTGCCGAAGAAGCTGCCACGAAAGAAGCATTTGAGGAGAGAATTCAGCTGATACCTGATACCTTTATAGTGGCAAAAAAGAAAGGGGAGATTCTTGGTTATATCAATGGACCTATCATTAATCAACCTTACATTACTGATGATCTTTTTGAGAAAATCAAAAGAAATCCGAATAGAGGCGGATATCAGAGTATTTTAGGTTTAGCTGTGTCCAAACAGGCAAGAAATCAAGGAATTGCTAAGATGTTAATTGAGAAAATGGAAGAGCTTGTGAAAGAAAATGAAAGAAAAGGCATTACTTTAACATGTAAACAGGAGTTAGTTTCCTTTTATGAAAAATGTGGATTTATTAATCATGGATTGTCTCAATCACAACATGGTGGAGTCAGCTGGTATAACATGGTGAAAGTAAGAGAGGGTATGGATTGA
- a CDS encoding DUF3231 family protein, producing MERSRNLCNDHYKVLVSMLIEGNLHIPRTFESEVTDSTTPPFSDKLMMFHITSLLSSAIGYYGEAMSISQRKDLSANYAKMIAEVGLLAEDGMNLLIENEWMEQPPQATDHEDLAKNK from the coding sequence ATGGAAAGGTCTAGGAATCTGTGCAACGATCACTATAAAGTGCTAGTTTCAATGTTAATTGAAGGTAATTTACACATTCCAAGGACATTTGAGTCAGAGGTGACTGATTCAACAACTCCTCCTTTTTCCGATAAGCTTATGATGTTTCATATCACTTCATTACTTTCTTCTGCAATTGGTTATTATGGCGAAGCAATGTCTATATCTCAACGAAAAGACTTATCAGCTAATTACGCAAAAATGATTGCTGAAGTTGGATTGTTAGCAGAAGACGGTATGAATCTATTAATAGAAAATGAGTGGATGGAACAACCTCCTCAAGCGACAGACCATGAGGATTTGGCGAAAAATAAATGA